In the Drosophila takahashii strain IR98-3 E-12201 chromosome 3R, DtakHiC1v2, whole genome shotgun sequence genome, one interval contains:
- the LOC108061818 gene encoding GPI ethanolamine phosphate transferase 1, whose protein sequence is MWSVQALVVHLLLLGSILSIYFQSTVLSDLKPLSTLRELGLEPPANRLVVFVVDGLRAESVLAKNCSSVPDLQELFIDQALVGISHAVPPTVTRPGHIAIFGGFNEDPAAALTNFGWNPSTFDTVFNRSRNAIGWTQDVVAQVFTHLPTGGAPLRLETFSRSDISGRLRLDEWVFDKVRLFLNKEENVRPLRNATSVVFFVYLADIDLAGHAYTPYGSNFQEKLNFTQRGIRHTYDLFESVFNDSRTAYLMTADHGMNDAGQHGGGGDREVETPFILWGSGVKDMAPDPGQNFTVNNDGLTRPLYQLEQTQLAPLMSALIGLPPPMNNIALLPLGFLNTSVQYELQALHLNAMQLLVQARILIKRHEEGILYLCLPRFEGLDSAQIDNYPLRIKYLVAEKHFEQAMKITQKIAKVAQQCLEYYHGYYHLPLLVATTASYLVWFYLLLVQFTRESSEPRTKRRGFLTWSTLMMSLGGVLLLELMILQRVPYLTAFYLLLPFGILIVAVAERPSENSWFSIQFPILHLLGILVPAGLLILMAFHNSHIGVLYFLMVCLNNRRAFFRPSLKFFFWLALVILLSGILVVKQNPSLDFITDAIRDYVDKSHVVYVSMVVSIIRPLILKHQHAKRVWIINVAALLAAAYGIYQWDRDQPVCTYVYAACWSYLAFAFLSIPYSGAKELRRRLELIIFNMLTVHIMLTISMGSLFVQIMVTEFVLGLELYEESSRSRDIKNGNTDEDQEESQVERPVGPLEHLRLSYRYAALILLYFYVSFFGTGHWFFNFTFKAITSRLFFPQFQLHLIAAFILLKIFIPSIIVMSSIYALVAFGRKNTRSIFICLFLMNDTMSLYFCYFVNNRGSWQEVRQSLDHLLVTHVFIILLLVCSWIAKGFLTNTTEDKPERGAQVQVLDNASTLVEDSQV, encoded by the exons ATGTGGAGTGTTCAGGCTTTGGTGGTGCACCTCTTGCTGCTGGGCTCCATCCTGAGCATCTACTTCCAATCGACCGTATTGTCGGATCTTAAACCACTAAGTACACTGCGCGAATTGGGCTTGGAGCCACCGGCTAATAGACTAGTGGTTTTTGTGGTCGACGGTTTGAGGGCAGAGTCGGTGCTGGCGAAGAATTGCAGTTCAGTTCCGGACTTGCAGGAGCTCTTCATCGACCAGGCTTTGGTTGGCATCTCACACGCCGTCCCGCCAACGGTGACCAGACCGGGACACATCGCCATCTTCGGGGGATTCAATGAAGATCCTGCTGCTGCCCTAACCAACTTTGGCTGGAACCCATCTACCTTCGATACCGTCTTCAATCGCAGCAGAAACGCCATCGGCTGGACTCAGGATGTGGTTGCCCAGGTCTTCACCCACTTGCCCACCGGTGGTGCCCCGTTGCGCTTAGAAACCTTTTCCAGGTCGGACATTTCGGGCAGACTTCGGTTGGATGAGTGGGTTTTCGACAAGGTGCGCCTGTTCCTCAACAAGGAGGAGAATGTGCGTCCATTGCGCAACGCCACCTCGGTGGTGTTCTTTGTGTATCTAGCCGATATCGACCTGGCGGGCCACGCTTACACACCATACGGCTCAAATTTCCAGGAAAAGCTGAACTTCACCCAACGGGGCATCCGGCATACCTACGATCTCTTCGAAAGCGTTTTTAACGACAGCCGGACGGCTTATTTGATGACGGCAGATCATGGAATGAATGATGCAG GCCAGCATGGCGGTGGGGGAGATCGCGAGGTGGAAACGCCCTTCATCCTCTGGGGATCTGGTGTTAAGGACATGGCCCCCGATCCCGGCCAGAATTTCACGGTTAATAACGATGGTCTTACCCGACCTCTGTACCAATTGGAGCAGACACAATTGGCGCCTCTAATGTCCGCTTTGATTGGCCTTCCCCCTCCGATGAACAACATAGCCCTGTTGCCCCTGGGATTCCTGAATACCAGCGTTCAGTACGAACTCCAGGCCCTCCACTTGAATGCCATGCAACTGCTTGTTCAGGCCAGGATTCTTATAAAGCGTCACGAGGAGGGAATTCTGTATCTGTGTCTGCCCAGGTTTGAGGGTCTGGACTCGGCACAGATTGATAATTATCCGCTGAGGATAAAATATCTGGTGGCCGAGAAGCACTTCGAGCAGGCGATGAAGATAACTCAGAAGATAGCCAAGGTGGCTCAGCAGTGCTTGGAGTACTATCACGGTTACTATCACCTGCCCCTGCTGGTGGCCACCACTGCCTCCTATTTGGTGTggttttaccttctactcgtGCAATTCACCCGAGAGTCCAGCGAACCGAGGACGAAGCGGCGAGGATTTCTAACGTGGAGCACTTTGATGATGTCCCTGGGAGGAGTGCTGCTCCTTGAGTTGATGATCCTGCAGAGGGTGCCCTACCTGACGGCCTTCTATCTGCTGCTGCCCTTCGGAATCCTCATCGTCGCCGTGGCGGAACGTCCCTCGGAAAACAGTTGGTTTAGCATCCAGTTTCCCATCCTTCATCTGCTGGGAATCCTTGTGCCCGCTGGCCTGCTGATACTGATGGCCTTTCACAACAGTCACATTGGAGTGCTATATTTCCTGATGGTGTGCCTAAATAATAGAAGGGCCTTCTTCAGGCCCTCCTTAAAGTTCTTTTTCTGGCTTGCCCTGGTAATACTGCTGAGTGGCATCCTCGTGGTGAAGCAGAACCCAAGTCTGGATTTTATTACCGATGCTATAAGAGATTATGTAGACAAAAGCCACGTGGTATATGTCAGTATGGTGGTATCTATAATTCGCCCTCTGATCCTGAAGCATCAACATGCCAAACGTGTTTGGATCATCAACGTGGCAGCGCTTTTGGCAGCAGCATACGGAATCTATCAGTGGGATAGGGATCAGCCAGTCTGCACCTACGTTTATGCTGCATGTTGGTCCTATCTAGCCTTCGCCTTCCTATCGATTCCTTATAGTGGGGCAAAGGAGTTAAGGCGTCGCCTGGAACTGATCATATTCAATATGCTGACGGTACACATAATGCTGACCATATCGATGGGCTCGCTATTTGTCCAGATCATGGTAACCGAGTTTGTGCTGGGCCTCGAACTTTACGAAGAGAGCAGCAGATCGAGGGATATTAAGAATGGGAATACCGATGAGGATCAAGAGGAGTCTCAAGTTGAAAGACCCGTGGGTCCATTGGAGCACCTGAGGCTGTCCTATCGCTATGCGGCTCTCATTCTTCTGTACTTTTACGTATCCTTCTTTGGCACCGGCCACTGGTTCTTCAACTTTACCTTCAAAGCCATCACCTCGCGTCTGTTCTTCCCTCAATTTCAACTTCACCTGATTGCGGCCTTCATCTTGCTAAAGATATTCATACCATCGATTATAGTTATGTCGAGCATATACGCCTTGGTAGCTTTTGGTCGAAAGAATACCCGCTCCATCTTTATATGCCTGTTCCTGATGAACGACACCATGAGCCTGTACTTCTGCTACTTTGTGAACAATCGAGGCTCTTGGCAGGAGGTGCGCCAATCGTTGGACCATCTTTTGGTGACCCATGTCTTTATCATTCTGCTGCTTGTTTGCTCCTGGATCGCAAAGGGTTTCCTCACCAACACCACGGAAGATAAACCAGAACGAGGCGCCCAAGTACAGGTTCTCGACAATGCTTCGACCTTGGTTGAGGACAGTCAGGTCTAG